atattactaggttgtatagcttttaacagtgaaacgatagactgtggcacttgattgaacaaaatttggcctgtcacattataaatgtgataagtgagccaactggaccccaagaaataacattcttcttaatttgacatgattgccagaactcagctattacactgggtactgtggtagcgcttcaattacaaatttgaataattaagtcattttttaccgtgggaccaatcctagccgttatcgcgcgctgaagaaatagagacagtttcaaaaactacatttcaatggatTTCTAaccctatcagtccgtttgagttacaacggttgcgtcacatattcgtctccacatgtatttagggatatttttctgatattactaggttgtatcgcttttaacagtgaaacgatagactgtggcacttaaatgaactgattttggactgtgaccttataaatgcgataaatgagccaaatggactcccgcaaataacattcctcttaatttgaaatgattgctggaattcaacgattacactgggcgctgtggtagcgctttatttaaaaattaagataagaaagtcattttttactgtgggaccaatcctagccgttagcgcgcgccgaagaaatagcaacagtttcaaaaactccatttcactgaatttctaacggtgtcagtccgtttgagttacaacggttgggaacatattcgtaccaacatgtatctagcgatacttctctgagattactaggttgcatcgcttttaacagtaaaacgattgactgtgagacttgattgaacaaattttggcctgtcaccttataaatgtgataagtgaggcaactggaccccaagaaataacattcttcttaatttgacatgatgcccagaactcagcgattacactgggtactgtggtagcgcttcaattaaaaatttaaataactaagtctatttttaccgtgggaccaatcctagccgttatcgcgcgctgaagaaatagagacagtgtcaaaatctatatttcaatgaatttctaacgctatcagtccgtttgagttacaacggttgcgtcacatattcgtctccacatgtatttagggatatttttctgatattactaggttgtatcccttttaacagtgaaacgatagactgtggcacttaaatgaactgattttggactgtgaccttataaatgtgataaatgagccaattggactcccggAACTAACATTCCtaataatttgaaatgattgctggaattcaacgattacaatgggcgctgtggtagtgcttcatttgaaaatttaaataaataagtcattttttttccgTGGGacaagtcctagccgttatcgcgcgctgaagaaatagagacagtttcaaaaattacatatcaataaatttctaacggtatcagtccgtttgagttacaacggttgggtcacatattcgtccccacatgtatttagggatgtttttctgatattattagcttgtatcgcttttaacagtgaaacgattgactgtggcacttaaatgaactgattttggactgtgaccttgtaattatgataaatgagccaattagactgccacaaataacattcctcttaatttgacttgattgctggaattcaacgattacaatgggcgctgtggtagatcttcatttgaaaatttatataaataagtcattttttacggtgggacaaatcctggccgttatcgcgcgctgaagaaatagaaacagtttcaaaaactatatatcaataaatttctaacggtatcattccgtttgagttacaacggttgcgtcacatattcgtaccaacatgtatttagcgatatttttccgatattactaagttgcatcgctttcaagagtgaaacgattgactgtgggacttaattgaactattttggactttgaccttataaatgtgataaatgagccattttgactacaagaaggaacattctccttattttgacatgattgctggaactcagtgattacactgggcgctgcggtagcgctttatttaaaaattaagataaatgagtcattctttactgtgggaccaatcctagccgttagttcgcgctgaagaaatagagacagtgtcaaaaactacatttcattgactttctaacggtgtcaatccgtttgagttacaacggttgcgtcacatattcgtaccaacatgggtttaatgattttttccaatattactaagttgcatcgcttttaacagtgaaacgattgactgtgggacttaatttaactgattttgaactgtgaccttataaatgtgatatgtgagacaattggactccaagaaatagattggtcccacagtaaaaaatgacttatttatcttaatttttaaataaagcgttaccacagcgcccagtgcaatcgctgagttccagcaattacgtcaaattaagaagaaagttattcctcggacaccaattggctcatttatcacatttataaggtcacagtccaaaatcagttcaattaattcccacagtcaatcgtttcactgttaaaagcaatacaacttagtaatattggaaaaaatcattaaacccatgttggaacgaatatgtgacgcaaccgttgtaactcaaacggattgacaccgttagaaagtcaatgaaatgtagtttttgacactgtctctatttcttcagcgcgaactaacggctaggattggtcccacagtaaagaatgactcatttatcttaatttttaaataaagcgctaccgcagcgcccagtgtaatcactgagttccagcaatcatgtcaaaataaggagaatgttccttcttgtagtcaaaatggctcatttatcacatttataaggtcaaagtccaaaatagttcaattaagtcccacagtcaatcgtttcactcttgaaagcgatgcaacttagtaatatcggaaaaaaattactaaatacatgttggtgcgaatgtgtgacacaaccgtggtaactcaaacggattaacactgctagaaagtcaatgaaatggagactttgaaactgtctctatatcttcagcgctcgctaacggctgggattggtcccacagtagaaattacttatttatctacatttttaaatgaaccgctaccacacggtccagtgtaatcgctgagttccggccatcatgtaaaattaaggagaatgtcatttcttgtactcaaactggctcatttatcacatttataaggtgaaagtccaaaatcagttcaattaagtcccacagtcaaacgtttcactcttgaaagcgatgcaacctagtaatatccgaatactatcgctaaatacatgttggtacgaatatgtgacgcaaccgttgtaactcaaatggatttataccgctagaaagtcaatgaaatgtagtctttgaaactgtctctatttctccagcgcgcgataacggctaggattggtcccacagtaaaaatggacttttttatcttaatttttaaataaagcgttaccacagcgcacagtgtaatcgctgagttccagcaatcatgtcaaattaagaagaatgttatttcttgtagtcaaactggctcatttatcacatttgtaaggtcaaagtccaaaatcagttcaattaagtcccacagtcaaacgtttcactgttgaaagcgatgcaacctagtaatatccgaatactatcgctaaatacatgttggtacgaatatgtgacgcaaccgttgtaactcaaacggattgacaccgttagaaagtcaatgaaatgtagtttttgacactgtctctatttcttcagcgcgcgataacggctaggattggtcccacagcaaaaaatgacttatttatcttaatttttaaataatgctttaccacagcgcccagtgtaatcgctgagttctagcaatcatgtcaaattaaagagaatgtcattttttgtagtcaaaatgactcatttattatattcataaggtcaaagtccaaaatcagttcaattaagtcccacagtcaatcgtttcactgttgaaagcgatgcaacttagtaatatcggaaaaaaattactaaatacatgttggtgcgaatgtgtgacacaaccgttggaactcaaacggattgacaccgctagaaagtcaatgaaatgaagtctttgaaactgtctctatttcttcagcgcgcgataacggctaggattggtcccacagtaaaaaatgacttatttatcttgttTTGATGTATATTCGTGAGGATATAAGTTACCAACGACGGTATGATCTAGAAACTGAAGGAATTGAAGGTATCTGGATGGAAATTCTTATTCCTAACACAAAATCAATTTTATTATGTTCAGTATATAAACCCCCTGATAACTCAAAGTACATCGACATAAACTTCGACGCAAAACTTAATGACATGATAACAACCGTTACGGATGAAGGTAAAGAATGCTTAATTACCGGTGATCTAAATTGTAACTATTTGAAACCAAACGACCATGTCGatataaaagatatttttgCTACTAATGGTTTTAAACAAATGATAAAAGAAGCAACGAGAAGTATTAGTAAAACGTTAATCGATATCTTTTTGACAACAgattcaacaaaaatatcaaaatctttTGTTGATGCCAACTCCATCAGTGACCACGACCTTGTGGGAATTGTTCGTAAAATGCATGTAAAGAAATACGCTTCTCGTAAATTGTTTACTCGTGATTATTCAAAATTTAACAAGGATCTTTTTAAGAATGAACTTAGAAATGTGCCGTGGAAAAATTGCTTTGTTGAAGATAATATGAATTCATCATGGAACTTGTTCAAACATTATTTGACAATTGTTATCAACAAACATGCACCATTAGTTGAAAGGAAAATTCGAGGTATGCAGAATCCTTGGATGTCGAGAGATATTAAAACGAAAATAAACACTCGTGATTATTATCTCCGTTGTGCAAAACGTACAAATAGTGAAAATGACTGGTCAAGTTACAGAAGAGTGCGAAATCTCGT
Above is a window of Hydractinia symbiolongicarpus strain clone_291-10 chromosome 3, HSymV2.1, whole genome shotgun sequence DNA encoding:
- the LOC130636806 gene encoding uncharacterized protein LOC130636806; amino-acid sequence: MYIREDISYQRRYDLETEGIEGIWMEILIPNTKSILLCSVYKPPDNSKYIDINFDAKLNDMITTVTDEGKECLITGDLNCNYLKPNDHVDIKDIFATNGFKQMIKEATRSISKTLIDIFLTTDSTKISKSFVDANSISDHDLVGIVRKMHVKKYASRKLFTRDYSKFNKDLFKNELRNVPWKNCFVEDNMNSSWNLFKHYLTIVINKHAPLVERKIRGMQNPWMSRDIKTKINTRDYYLRCAKRTNSENDWSSYRRVRNLVSYLIRQAKAKHIRSLFRENGTSPKYFWKQIKSRSTLVNSIPSITNLTWLPFNGSFYLTNVNPQHLSFKFQHVEISESSKVLKEINSSKASGIDDLPALLIKDAAEELAAPLSFLINHSFKSGIFPTIEKTAKVTPIYKSEAKHLFSNYRPISVLNVISKLVEKIASDQLSQYFESNGLFSPYQYGFRKKRST